One region of Quercus lobata isolate SW786 chromosome 2, ValleyOak3.0 Primary Assembly, whole genome shotgun sequence genomic DNA includes:
- the LOC115956868 gene encoding signal peptidase complex catalytic subunit SEC11C-like yields MGWIRNTVDSVKSRRFRPLPQLVNLVSFLSSVIILSEGLACLAGADSPGSLLGVAISESMEPGIKRGDLMFLNISRDPIHAGEIILFNVDGLDVPISHRVITVHGHRNTGKVYILTRGDSNHLDDRILYARGQRWLLRHHVIARVVGLLPYVGWIKLILTENPIIKYIVLGTLALLIATSKN; encoded by the exons atgGGATGGATTAGAAATACCGTGGACTCTGTCAAATCCAGAAGATTCAGACCTCTCCCTCAGCTCGTCAATCTTG tctCATTTCTTTCGTCAGTTATCATATTATCTGAAGGATTAGCATGTCTAGCCGGTGCTGATTCTCCTGGATCACTTCTTGGAGTCGCAATCTCTGAAAGCATGGAACCCGGCATCAAGAGA GGTGACCTCATGTTCTTGAATATTAGTAGGGATCCCATTCATGCAGGAGAAATCATCCTCTTCAATGTAGAT GGGCTTGATGTTCCAATTTCCCACCGAGTAATCACG GTTCATGGGCACCGAAATACTGGAAAAGTTTATATCCTCACAAGAG GGGACAGTAATCATTTGGATGACAGGATATTATATGCTCGAGGCCAACGTTGGTTGCTACGACACCATGTCATTGCGAGAGTTGTTGG GTTATTGCCTTATGTTGGTTGGATCAAACTTATCCTTACTGAAAACCCCATAATCAAG TACATAGTTTTAGGCACATTGGCATTGCTGATCGCTACCTCAAAGAATTAG
- the LOC115977054 gene encoding chaperone protein dnaJ 49-like encodes MEGNKDDALKCLRIGKQAMEAGDRSRALKFISKARRLDPTLPVDDLLSEIEKESNGPGDPQPQGSSGPNNNGTSEPSKPSDQPSVRHRGPSSSSASSASASASYTEEQIAIVRQIKKKKDYYEILGMERSCTVEDVRKAYRKLSLKVHPDKNKAPGAEEAFKAVSKAFQCLSNEESKRKYDVSGSDEPVYERRPARRAHSYNGGYYDADFDAEEIFRNFFFGGMAPTAATQFNGFSFGQGMGHRGGGDNGSSGFNLRMLIQLLPVLLILLLSFLPSSDPIYALSRSYPYEYRFTTQKGVNYYVKTTKFEQEYPPDSAQRVSLEGKVEREYFTILAQNCRLEMQRRQWGFIRETPHCDMLQKFESVGA; translated from the coding sequence ATGGAAGGGAACAAAGACGACGCTTTGAAATGCTTGAGAATCGGTAAACAAGCTATGGAAGCTGGAGATCGAAGCCGAGCCTTGAAATTCATCTCCAAAGCTCGTCGTCTCGATCCCACTCTTCCGGTCGATGATCTCTTATCGGAGATTGAGAAAGAATCCAATGGTCCCGGCGATCCACAACCTCAAGGCTCTTCGGGGCCGAACAATAACGGCACATCGGAGCCATCGAAACCGTCCGATCAGCCATCGGTCCGCCACCGAGGTCCGTCTTCATCGTCGGCCTCATCGGCATCCGCATCGGCCTCGTACACGGAGGAGCAAATCGCGATCGTGAGGCagattaagaagaagaaagactaCTACGAGATTTTGGGGATGGAGAGGAGTTGCACGGTCGAGGATGTGCGAAAAGCGTATCGGAAACTGTCTTTGAAGGTTCATCCCGATAAGAACAAGGCCCCGGGCGCCGAGGAAGCCTTCAAGGCTGTTTCCAAAGCGTTTCAGTGTCTCAGCAACGAGGAGAGCAAGCGGAAATACGACGTTTCAGGGTCTGACGAGCCCGTTTACGAGCGCCGTCCTGCGCGGCGTGCTCACAGCTATAATGGTGGATACTACGATGCTGATTTTGATGCGGAGGAGATATTTAGGAACTTCTTCTTCGGTGGAATGGCTCCAACTGCGGCTACGCAGTTTAACGGGTTTAGTTTTGGGCAAGGAATGGGGCATAGGGGTGGTGGTGATAATGGGTCCAGTGGGTTCAATCTTCGGATGCTAATTCAATTGCTGCCAGTTCTGCTCATTCTGCTTCTGAGTTTTTTGCCGTCTTCTGATCCCATTTATGCTCTTTCGAGGTCTTATCCTTATGAGTATCGGTTTACCACCCAAAAGGGTGTTAATTATTATGTGAAGACTACCAAGTTTGAGCAGGAGTACCCGCCAGATAGCGCGCAACGGGTGTCACTTGAAGGGAAAGTTGAGAGGGAGTATTTTACTATACTTGCACAGAATTGTCGGCTCGAGATGCAGCGGCGCCAGTGGGGATTTATTCGTGAGACGCCTCATTGTGACATGCTACAAAAGTTTGAATCTGTGGGGGCTTGA